The following is a genomic window from candidate division WOR-3 bacterium.
CACCGACTTCCAGACCTCCACTTATTCAATTGCCAGCCCTGACATGGGGCCGACCGACCCTGGGAATGTTGTACCTGCGGGCTCTTGGCGTGTGAATGCGATTGCCGGACCTTTGACAAGCGAGACTGCACCTCTACCTGCTCATAATCCCAATGTCTATGCCAATTATCAGGACATTACCCAGACACCTTTCCTTGCGGCTATCTATACTCAGGATGGCTATTATGCGCTGGCAAAACTTGACGGTTTCAACGCTGGCGACAAGACCTATCAGGTCTCTGGTTGGTTCCAGCTGGTTAAAGGGTTGCGGTTAATCCAGCACTAAAGCCTAACCCCACTTTTGGAGCCCCCGTTTTTCGGGGGCTTTTTCTTTTATCCAAAGTTGACAGGAGGGGATTCTATAGTTAGCCTGATTTAGTAAAAAATTTAGGAGGAGCTTATGAAATCTGACTTTTATCTGTTTTGTTTACTCAGCGCGGTTGCCGGCGTTGTTTTATTTATCGGCTGCGGTGTTATCGGCGGTCCACCTGGAAATCTTCAGGTTGCCGCTGCCACCGATTCAACTGTCCAACTTGTGTGGACGACACCGGCAGCAGGTGTGCCTGACAGTTTTCTTATCTATTTCTGCCCGGTCAATGAATCGGTTTTTACAATTATCGGCGACACCAGTGCCAATACTTTTGTCCACAACCCACAAGGCAGGACCGGGAGGTATCTGGTCTCGGCGGTCTTTGCCGGCAAGGAGTATAAATCGGATACGGTCACAACCATCCCGGTTCATACCGAAGCCCAAATAATCTCTGAGCTTGACGGCACCGGCAATGCCGGATATGGCTGGGACATTGACTCGGGGTTTGCCCGCAGTTACTCAATGCGCGACACCGCCAATGCCCCCAAGGTTGCCTTTTACATCACCGACTTCACCACCGGTTCAAGCCTGCCCTATCGTATTGCCAGCCCGACAATGGGACCTTCAGACCCTTCTGGTGTTGTGCCTACCGGTAGTTGGCGCAAGAGTGGGTTCACCGATCCGCTGTTAGATGAAAATGCACCCTTGCCCAAGATTGACTCCACTCGTTACTTTAACTATAGCACCATACCCCATACCTCACTGCCGGCTTATTTTGGCGTATATACAACCGCAGATGACCATTACGCGCTGATTAAGGTCATACGGGTGAATGGCGCCAATGCCACCGTAGAGATTGAGTCCTGGTTTCAGGTGATTCCGGGTTTGCGCCTGATTGAACATTGATATGAAGGCGGGTTACCAACCGGATAAGGTGCTCATTGAGCAGTTCAACCTCCTCGAGGAAAAGATTGATGCGGCGCTGGGGTTAATCCAGCGGCTGAAAGAGGAAAAGCGGCGGTTAGAGGAGAGGCTCTCCGAGGAGGAAAAACTGCGCGGGGAGGCGGTGAGAATGTTAAACACAATTATTGACAAAATCGAGACACTTCTATAAAATTCAATAAACGGGAGCCTATGCAGAGTTTTGTTGTTAAAGTCTTTGGCAGTGAATACAATGTTAAAGCCGACCAAGACGGCGAATATGTTTTGAAAGTTGCAGAAATTGTGGACCAGAAGATGAGGCAGATTAGTGAGCAGTATCATCAACCTGCCACCGCCAAAACCGCGGTTTTGGCATGTCTGAATCTGGTTGACGAGTCGCTCCAGGAGAAAAAGGCAGCCACCGAGTGGATTTGCCGTCGGGTTGGCGCGCTCATTGAAAAATTGGAAGGGGTTGTTTAGGCTCCCTGCAGTGTCCGTGATAGTGGCTGAGTCTTGAGCCAACACCCGTTTAACGGGGGCCACTATAGAACGGTGGAGTGATGCCCGATGAGGGCGACGCGAAGCCGCTCTGAGGCTCCCACCTGATATACGGGTTCAGAGACTGCACTACACGACACCTGCAGGGTTTTATTTTCTCTAAGGAGGCAATGATGGAATGGAATATCGCTTATTTTGTTATTGCCATCGTAATAATGATGGCCTTGGGTATTTTAGGTTTTTGGGTTGGAATCGCAGCAAGCCGGCGGACGGCGCGCAAATTTTTAGCGGCACGGGAGGCGGATGCCGTGGCAATAGTTGCCGAAGCAAAGAAAAGGGCTGAAGAAACTCAGCGGGAGGCAGAAGAGCGAATAAATAAGGAATGGGAACGGGAAAGATTGAAGTTTGAGGCACAGACCGCTGCCACCCGTCGGGAACTGGAACGGATAGAACAGAAACTTGCCGAAAGAGAGGCGTTTCTCTCGCGCCGTGAAGGGGTTTTAACGCAGAAGGAGGCAGACCTTATTAAAAAAGACCGGGAACTGGCGGCGAAGGAAAAGCTCATTCGCGCAAAGATGGAGCGGGTTGACCAGCTGATTGAACAGGAGAACAGCCGCCTCGAACGGATTGCCAACCTTTCTTCAGAAGAGGCGCGAAGGGAGCTTCTCCGTAACCTTGAAAATGAAGCCCGACTCGAAGCCGCAAAGTTGATGCGTGAAATCAAGGAAGAGGCAAAGGCACGGGCTGAAGCCGAGGCGCGGGAGGTAATTGCCGCGGCAATCCAGCGCTGCGCGATTTCCCATACCGCGGAAACAACCGTTTCAGTTGTTAACCTGCCGTCAGACGAACTTAAAGGTAGGATTATCGGTAGAGTGGGCATAAACATCCGGACATNNNNNNNNNNCATTTGAAACCCTCACCGGTGTTGAGGTTATGATTGACGACACACCCGGGGCGATCATCATCTCTGGTTTTGACCCGGTGCGCCGCGAGATTGCCCGGCTGGCAATGGAAAAACTTGTAACGGACGGGAGAATTCATCCAGCACGCATCGAAGAGGTTGTTACCCGCACGCAAGAGGAGATGGAGCAGCTGATTAAATCAACTGGTGAAGAGGTGATCTTGGAGATGGGCATCATCGGTCTCCATCCAGAGATGGTCAAACTCTTAGGAAGGTTGCGTTATCGAACCAGTTATGGGCAGAATGTCCTTCTTCATAGTCGGGAGGTTGCCTATCTCGCATCCCTGATGGCACAGGAACTCGAGCTTGATGCGGCAATTGCCCGGCGTGCGGGTCTTCTCCATGACATCGGTAAGGCAACTGACCAGACATTTGAAGGCACTCACGCAGAGATTGGCGCAGAACTTGCTCGGCGCTATGGAGAGCAAGAGGTCATAATCAACGCCATCGCCGCCCATCACGAGGAGGCAACAATGGATTCACCATATGCCTTTCTCGTTGCCGCGGCTGACAGCGTCTCTGGCGCCCGTCCTGGCGCAAGGCGTGAGAGTTTTGAGACCTACATCAAGAGAATTGAAAGTCTCGAGGCAATTGCTGCCTCCTTTGAAGGTGTTGAGCGGGCTTATGCGGTCCAGGCTGGGAGAGAGATTAGGGTGCTGGTTGAACCTAATAAAATCTCTGACCAGGAGGCATCAGAACTGGCTGCCAGGATTGCCAGCCAGATTGAATCCGAACTCAAATACCCTGGTCAAATCAAAGTGATGGTGATCCGTGAGACTCGGGCTGTGACCTATGCCCATTAAACGGGTTCTCTTTTTAGGCGATATCTGTGCCGAGCCTGGTCGCCATGCCTTGCGGTATTTATTGCCTAAACTCAAAGAGGGACTAAAGCCTGATTTTTGCATAGTGAATGGCGAAAATGCCGCTGGCGGTTTCGGTATCACCCCTCGCCTGGCTCAGGAAATATTCTCTGCCGGTGCTGATTGTATCACCACCGGTGATCACGCCTTTGACCGCAAGGAGGTATGGGAATACCTTGATACCGAACCCCGCATCTTAAGACCACTGAACTATCCACTGCCCGCGCCAGGCAGGGGCTGGGGAGTTTACCGATTACCTGGGGAAGAGAATCAAGAGGTTGTTATTGGCGTAATCAACCTTTTGGGCAGGGTGTTTATGAAGCCAATTGATTGCCCATTTCAGCGCGTACAATCACTACTTGAAGAACTGAATAAAACCACCCGTCTTATCATCGTTGACTTTCATGCTGAGGCAACCGCAGAAAAGCAAGGGATGGGTTGGTTTCTCGACGGGAAGGTTTCCGCAATTTTGGGTACCCACACCCATATCCAGACTGCGGACGAAAGGATTTTGCCTCGAGGCAGCGCTTATATTACCGATGTCGGAATGTGCGGTGCGTTTGACTCAGTTTTGGGGATGAGAAAGGACCTTTCTATCCGCCGGCTGGTGGAGATGGTGCCAATTCGGCTCCAGCCCGCCACTGAGGACATTAGAATCAACGGGGTTGTTGTCGACATCGATACGGAAACGGGTGCCGCTCTGCGGATAGAGAGAATATGCCAGAACCTTGGTGGGAATGGCGTTATTTAGAGTCCCGCCGCAATAAGGGTTTTAAGAACTTGCCCGTCCAGGAGTTAGGACAACGCGCAACCTCTTCTGGGGGACCAGCACAAACCACCTCACCACCTCCATCACCACCTTCGGGACCAAGGTCAATAATCCAGTCTGCACATTTTATCACCTCAAGGTTGTGCTCAATCACCACCACAGTATTTCTTTTGTCAACCAAGCGGTTAAGCACACCCAGAAGAAGCCGCACATCCTCAAAATGGAGACCGGTTGTTGGTTCGTCAAGGAGATAAATGGTTTTGCCTGTGCCAATCTTGGCAAGTTCACGTGCCAGTTTAATTCGCTGTGCCTCGCCCCCTGAGAGGGTTGGGGCGGGCTGACCTAACTTGATATAACCTAAGCCGACATCCTTTAAAAGTCGCAGCTTTCTCTCAATCGCCGGTACATTGGTGAAAAAGTCGTAAGCCTCATCGACACTCATCTCCAGGACCTCACTGATTGTCTTTCCCTTGTATTTGACATCAAGGGTCTCACGGTTGTAGCGTTTTCCCTTGCAGACATCGCAGGTGACATAGACATCAGGGAGAAAGTGCATCTCCACGCGAATGATACCATCACCCGCGCACGCCTCACACCTGCCCCCGCGCACATTAAATGAAAACCTACCGGGCTTATACCCACGCATCCGCGCCTCTTTGGTTTTGGCAAAGAGTTCGCGAATCGGCGTAAAGGCATTGGTATAGGTTGCGGGATTTGACCTCGGCGTCCTCCCGATAGGAGACTGGTCAATATTGATGACCTTATCAATCATTTCCAACCCGATGATGCGGCGATGTGCGCCCGGTTTTTCGAGTGAGCCGTAGAAATGGCGCGCCAGCGCCCGGTAGAGAATGTCGTTCACGAGGGTGCTTTTGCCCGAGCCAGATACACCAGTGATGCAGACAAACAAACCTAAGGGAATTTTGACATCAATCCCTTTGAGGTTGTTCTCCCGGCACCCTTCGATGGTCAAATAACCAAATTGTGGCTTGCGCCGTTCTGCCGGCAAATCAATCATTTTTCTTTTAGCAAGATAGGCACCGGTAAGTGAATCCGGGCAGGCTTTGATATCAGCCGGCGTACCCTGGGCTACAACCCTGCCGCCATCAGCACCCGCACCAGGACCCAAGTCAATCACCCAGTCCGCCTCAAGAATTGTCTCCTCATCATGCTCAACCACTATGACGGTATTGCCCAAATCACGCAGACCCTTAAGGGTTGCCAAGAGCTTGCGGTTGTCCCTCTGGTGCAAGCCAATTGAAGGTTCATCAAGGATGTAGACCACACCTACAAGACCAGAACCAATCTGAGTCGCCAGCCGCACCCGTTGCGCCTCTCCTCCCCCTAAACTTTCGGTTGTCCGGTCAAGGGTGAGGTAGTCAAGCCCAACCGCACGCATAAAACCGAGGCGCCGGCGCAGTTCTTTGATGACCTCGCGGGCGATTGCCTCCTCCTTTGGACTCAACTGTAACTCGTTGAAAAAATTCAGCGCCTCCTTTACCGAAAAGCGGCAGACATCAGCGATAGAGAGTCCGGCAATCTTGACCGCCAGCGCCTCGGGTTTGAGCCTTGTCCCCGAGCATTTGGGGCAGGGCAGGACCGACATAAACCTTTCCACCCATTCCCGGCGCGAGTCGGATTCGGTTTCCTTATATGTGCGCTCAAGATAGGGGATCAGCCCTTCATAGCGGTCCTCCCAGGAGTATTCCCATTTATCATTTTCATATTTGAACTGCAACTCCTCTTCGGTTCCATACAGGATTGCCCTGCGTGCAGGTGCAGGCAAATCCTTCCAAGGGGTGTCCAGCCGAAAGCGGTATTTTCTGCTCAGACTCTCTAACTTCCCTAAAAACCAGCCGCTTTTCTCCCTGACCTCGCCCCAGGGTGCAA
Proteins encoded in this region:
- a CDS encoding cell division protein ZapA; the protein is MQSFVVKVFGSEYNVKADQDGEYVLKVAEIVDQKMRQISEQYHQPATAKTAVLACLNLVDESLQEKKAATEWICRRVGALIEKLEGVV
- a CDS encoding TIGR00282 family metallophosphoesterase; this translates as MPIKRVLFLGDICAEPGRHALRYLLPKLKEGLKPDFCIVNGENAAGGFGITPRLAQEIFSAGADCITTGDHAFDRKEVWEYLDTEPRILRPLNYPLPAPGRGWGVYRLPGEENQEVVIGVINLLGRVFMKPIDCPFQRVQSLLEELNKTTRLIIVDFHAEATAEKQGMGWFLDGKVSAILGTHTHIQTADERILPRGSAYITDVGMCGAFDSVLGMRKDLSIRRLVEMVPIRLQPATEDIRINGVVVDIDTETGAALRIERICQNLGGNGVI
- a CDS encoding Rnase Y domain-containing protein, with protein sequence MEWNIAYFVIAIVIMMALGILGFWVGIAASRRTARKFLAAREADAVAIVAEAKKRAEETQREAEERINKEWERERLKFEAQTAATRRELERIEQKLAEREAFLSRREGVLTQKEADLIKKDRELAAKEKLIRAKMERVDQLIEQENSRLERIANLSSEEARRELLRNLENEARLEAAKLMREIKEEAKARAEAEAREVIAAAIQRCAISHTAETTVSVVNLPSDELKGRIIGRVGINIRT
- the rny gene encoding ribonuclease Y is translated as FETLTGVEVMIDDTPGAIIISGFDPVRREIARLAMEKLVTDGRIHPARIEEVVTRTQEEMEQLIKSTGEEVILEMGIIGLHPEMVKLLGRLRYRTSYGQNVLLHSREVAYLASLMAQELELDAAIARRAGLLHDIGKATDQTFEGTHAEIGAELARRYGEQEVIINAIAAHHEEATMDSPYAFLVAAADSVSGARPGARRESFETYIKRIESLEAIAASFEGVERAYAVQAGREIRVLVEPNKISDQEASELAARIASQIESELKYPGQIKVMVIRETRAVTYAH
- a CDS encoding fibronectin type III domain-containing protein yields the protein MKSDFYLFCLLSAVAGVVLFIGCGVIGGPPGNLQVAAATDSTVQLVWTTPAAGVPDSFLIYFCPVNESVFTIIGDTSANTFVHNPQGRTGRYLVSAVFAGKEYKSDTVTTIPVHTEAQIISELDGTGNAGYGWDIDSGFARSYSMRDTANAPKVAFYITDFTTGSSLPYRIASPTMGPSDPSGVVPTGSWRKSGFTDPLLDENAPLPKIDSTRYFNYSTIPHTSLPAYFGVYTTADDHYALIKVIRVNGANATVEIESWFQVIPGLRLIEH
- the uvrA gene encoding excinuclease ABC subunit UvrA; its protein translation is MAGDVIAIRGAREHNLKNINLDIPRNKLVVITGISGSGKSSLAFDTIYAEGQRRYIESLSTYARQFLGMLEKPDCDQITGLSPAIAIEQRTSARNPRSTVGTTTEIYDYLRLLFARIGKPFCPKCNKPISSQTTDQIVDNLLSIPAGTNIVILAPLIRGRKGEYRELLSQAKRRGYIRVRVDGKIYEIEEVPLLEKYKKHNIELVIDRLSIKEEMRKRIADSVELALKEGNGLCIVALGGAKNEEMVFSAAFACPDCGFSFEEISPRLFSFNSPYGACPKCHGLGTRMEIDPDRLIANPSLSILDGAIAPWGEVREKSGWFLGKLESLSRKYRFRLDTPWKDLPAPARRAILYGTEEELQFKYENDKWEYSWEDRYEGLIPYLERTYKETESDSRREWVERFMSVLPCPKCSGTRLKPEALAVKIAGLSIADVCRFSVKEALNFFNELQLSPKEEAIAREVIKELRRRLGFMRAVGLDYLTLDRTTESLGGGEAQRVRLATQIGSGLVGVVYILDEPSIGLHQRDNRKLLATLKGLRDLGNTVIVVEHDEETILEADWVIDLGPGAGADGGRVVAQGTPADIKACPDSLTGAYLAKRKMIDLPAERRKPQFGYLTIEGCRENNLKGIDVKIPLGLFVCITGVSGSGKSTLVNDILYRALARHFYGSLEKPGAHRRIIGLEMIDKVINIDQSPIGRTPRSNPATYTNAFTPIRELFAKTKEARMRGYKPGRFSFNVRGGRCEACAGDGIIRVEMHFLPDVYVTCDVCKGKRYNRETLDVKYKGKTISEVLEMSVDEAYDFFTNVPAIERKLRLLKDVGLGYIKLGQPAPTLSGGEAQRIKLARELAKIGTGKTIYLLDEPTTGLHFEDVRLLLGVLNRLVDKRNTVVVIEHNLEVIKCADWIIDLGPEGGDGGGEVVCAGPPEEVARCPNSWTGKFLKPLLRRDSK